A window of the Ostrea edulis chromosome 1, xbOstEdul1.1, whole genome shotgun sequence genome harbors these coding sequences:
- the LOC125682736 gene encoding A disintegrin and metalloproteinase with thrombospondin motifs 18-like — protein MGTCWRTFPGGFFQNGFIQSILLQMMVIYSILVISEELHSHGVSDFEIVHPFISDTSGNPVSHDNFHGNRFKRDSSRRNILYLNITGQGHTFEIQLTENDNLLAPGFKVYHRKKSRLSGKVMETEEAASDHLQTASCHYSGNVHSHGGKAALSICDGLNGIIRIAEEDYIIEPYKQHRVRPTFDHLSGPHKLYRRSTLNTRQTQYCGKSARDKRSTSLVNSDSDFKVSETTLTKKEDDEPLWKKYQRAITEHEERTVETLVVVDKTMYYKHGKENITTFTLTLFNMVSELFTDPSLGDNLNIVLVGLIVLEGDEPGLSIGYHADNTLNSFCSWQSVLVGASGRQHDHAILLTGLDLCSYKNAPCDTLGFAPIEGMCNRIRSCTINEDTGLSTAFTIAHEMGHNFGMFHDGEGNRCTKTTGTLMSPTLVSKDGQFHWSLCSKTYLMKFMNTPQSECLTDKPTKVTELQFPVKLPGELYDADIQCKWQFGRRAQLCTYDFGKDICKSLWCYRGKKRCETKFLPAAEGTSCGYGKWCRRGECVEFGQDGPSPIDGSWSQWTHWTDCSRTCGGGVTMRERQCNKPLPQYGGKNCDGEAKVHKLCNSEPCSEGDEDFHNKQCQTYNVKPFRGWLLDWRPNQKLYNAQEPCTLYCLAETSSYVFTIKHTATDGTKCMRNKDICVEGTCKPIGCDMIVGSTAENDVCGVCKGDNSSCRIIQGEYVEQPKLNTYFPVAIIPKTARSIKIVEKNLSSNYLAIRDIFGNYYLNGRQRVAWPGEYLLGGAKFIYNRPYNEPETLESIGPLKEDLVLEILVQDKNPGVQYRYAIPQLISQLRSHTPVDNFTWSVFESACTEPCAGGKKSVAVKCMKNLQQEVNESLCNQTKKPDTGLIPCNEKPCPPRWVPGEWNSCSKTCGRGKQRRKIFCRQRVSKTIDKKIKKSNCKILPKPVRTRRCNMQDCPPVWRIGKWHKCSVSCGTGTQARKVFCKSKGKKAKKHPDHMCSGPKPPIVRPCKRSLCPQDSNFEWHLSPWGPCSQTCGSGVRQRYLVCKRVDYRGNTIATRDKYCKKSARPKVPTEESCKLMVCSHKVVHRPKWKVSPWSQCSASCGEGQKSRDIKCVDDTGQQTLGCDLVKRPTTSQLCSNGACPANSSDTDCFDRYTWCHLVPEHKVCDHEFYGSHCCLSCKTHR, from the exons ATGGGGACCTGCTGGAGGACTTTTCCTGGTggattttttcaaaatggatTTATTCAGTCGATACTCTTACAAATG ATGGTGATATATTCCATTCTTGTGATTTCAGAAGAATTGCATAGCCATGGTGTATcag ACTTTGAAATTGTTCATCCATTCATATCAGACACTTCAGGAAACCCTGTCTCACATGATAATTTCCATGGCAACAGATTCAAGCGAGACTCCTCAAGAAGAAACATATTATACCTCAATAtcacaggtcaaggtcatacattTGAAATTCAATTGACTGAAAATGATAACCTTTTGGCTCCAGGATTTAAAGTATATCACAGGAAAAAGAGCAGACTATCCGGGAAAGTCATGGAAACCGAAGAAGCTGCCAGTGATCATCTTCAAACTGCGAGTTGTCACTACTCGGGAAATGTGCATTCTCATGGAGGAAAAGCGGCTTTGTCAATTTGTGATGGTTTG AATGGTATTATAAGAATAGCAGAAGAGGACTACATCATAGAGCCATACAAACAGCACAGAGTCAGACCTACATTTGATCACCTCTCAGGCCCACACAAACTTTACAGAAGGTCCACACTCAACACCAGACAGACACAATACTGTGGAAAATCTGCCCGAG ATAAAAGAAGCACATCCTTAGTCAATAGTGATAGTGACTTCAAAGTATCGGAGACAACTCTGACAAAAAAAGAGGATGATGAACCGCTGTGGAAAAAGTACCAGAGGGCTATCACAGAGCACGAGGAGCGGACTGTGGAAACGTTGGTGGTGGTAGACAAGACAATGTACTACAAACACGGCAAAGAGAACATCACCACATTCACTCTCACTCTGTTTAATATG GTTTCTGAATTGTTCACCGATCCTAGTCTGGGAGACAACTTGAATATTGTACTCGTGGGGCTCATTGTATTGGAGGGGGATGAG CCTGGCTTGTCGATAGGATACCATGCGGACAATACCCTGAACAGCTTCTGCTCATGGCAATCTGTCTTAGTGGGAGCCAGTGGCCGACAACATGACCACGCCATACTGCTGACAGGGCTGGACCTGTGCTCCTACAAAAATGCTCCCTGTGATACACTAG GGTTTGCTCCAATAGAGGGTATGTGCAATAGAATCCGAAGTTGTACAATCAATGAGGACACCGGACTTTCAACAGCATTCACAATAGCCCATGAAATGGGTCACAA TTTTGGAATGTTTCATGATGGAGAGGGAAACCGCTGCACGAAAACAACTGGAACACTGATGTCTCCCACCCTGGTCAGCAAAGATGGTCAGTTCCATTGGTCACTCTGCAGTAAAACCTACCTGATGAAATTTATGAA TACTCCACAATCAGAATGTCTGACAGACAAACCTACGAAGGTGACCGAGCTCCAGTTTCCTGTCAAATTGCCTGGGGAGCTATACGATGCAGACATTCAGTGTAAATGGCAGTTTGGGAGGCGAGCCCAACTCTGTACATATGACTTTGGTAAA GATATTTGTAAGTCATTGTGGTGTTATAGAGGGAAGAAGAGATGTGAGACTAAGTTCCTACCAGCAGCAGAAGGGACCTCTTGTGGTTATGGAAAG TGGTGTAGGAGGGGAGAATGTGTGGAGTTTGGTCAGGATGGACCCTCCCCGATTGATGGAAGCTGGTCCCAGTGGACACACTGGACAGACTGTAGTCGGACGTGTGGAGGAGGGGTCACTATGAGAGAAAGGCAGTGTAATAAACCCCT ACCACAATATGGAGGGAAAAATTGTGATGGAGAAGCAAAGGTTCATAAACTGTGCAATTCGGAG CCTTGTTCAGAAGGGGATGAAGATTTTCACAATAAACAATGCCAAACCTACAATGTCAAGCCCTTCAGAGGCTGGCTGTTAGATTGGAGGCCAAACCAAAAGCTTTATAATG CGCAAGAGCCATGTACTTTATATTGTTTAGCAGAGACCAGCAGCTATGTATTTACCATAAAACACACAGCCACAGATGGAACGAAATGTATGAGAAATAAAGACATCTGTGTGGAGGGCACCTgcaaa CCAATTGGATGTGATATGATTGTCGGGTCAACAGCAGAAAATGATGTATGTGGAGTGTGTAAGGGGGATAACTCTTCCTGTAGAATCATTCAGGGAGAATATGTTGAGCAGCCAAAACTTAACA CTTACTTCCCAGTGGCCATAATACCAAAAACAGCCAGATCAATTAAAATTGTTGAGAAGAATCTCTCATCAAACTATCTGGCGATCCGTGACATTTTTGGCAATTACTACCTGAATGGCCGACAGCGAGTGGCTTGGCCAGGGGAGTACTTGCTTGGGGGAGCAAAGTTTATCTACAACAGACCCTACAATGAACCAGAAACTCTGGAAAGCATTGGACCATTGAAAGAAGACTTAGTTTTAGAG ATACTTGTACAGGATAAGAACCCAGGAGTACAGTATAGATATGCCATACCACAGCTGATTTCTCAGCTCAGAAGCCACACCCCAGTAGACAATTTTACCTGGAGTGTGTTTGAATCTGCATGCACTGAGCCCTGTGCTGGAG GTAAAAAGAGTGTTGCTGTCAAATGTATGAAAAACCTTCAACAGGAAGTAAATGAGTCCCTGTGTAACCAAACCAAGAAGCCTGACACGGGACTAATTCCCTGTAACGAGAAACCATGTCCCCCAAG atGGGTGCCAGGCGAGTGGAATTCTTGTTCCAAGACGTGTGGCAGGGGAAAACAGAGGAGGAAAATCTTTTGTCGACAAAGAGTATCTAAGactattgataaaaaaattaaaaagtcgaACTGTAAGATTTTGCCTAAACCTGTGCGAACCAGGAGATGCAACATGCAGGACTGTCCACCTGTCTGGAGGATTGGGAAGTGGCACAAG TGTTCTGTCAGTTGTGGCACGGGCACCCAAGCCAGGAAAGTGTTTTGTAAAAGCAAAGGAAAGAAGGCCAAAAAGCATCCCGACCACATGTGTAGTGGACCTAAACCTCCCATTGTCCGTCCCTGTAAGCGGTCACTGTGTCCACAAGACTCAAATTTTGAGTGGCACTTATCACCATGGGGACCT TGTTCCCAGACTTGTGGTTCAGGAGTGAGACAGAGATACTTGGTGTGTAAAAGAGTTGATTATCGTGGAAACACTATCGCCACTAGAGATAAATATTGCAAGAAGTCTGCTCGTCCCAAAGTACCCACGGAGGAGTCCTGTAAACTGATGGTCTGTTCTCACAAAGTCGTCCACCGACCAAAGTGGAAGGTCTCGCCCTGGTCACAG TGTTCTGCATCTTGTGGAGAGGGTCAGAAGAGTCGAGATATAAAGTGTGTGGATGATACTGGCCAGCAAACACTAGGATGTGACCTTGTTAAACGTCCCACTACCTCACAGCTGTGTAGCAATGGAGCTTGTCCTGCTAATAGCAGCG ACACAGACTGCTTCGACAGGTACACGTGGTGCCATCTTGTTCCTGAGCATAAAGTTTGTGACCATGAATTCTATGGTTCTCACTGTTGTTTATCATGCAAAACGCACCGGTGA